The DNA segment CTGCACGGCGCCAGAAAACGTCCTCAGTACTCGAAACGTTAAGCGTTTCCTACCGGGAACAACAAAAAAGCCGCTATCCAGCGGCTTTTTTGTGTCCGGTGTTTTCAACCCTCCCACCCAAATCAGGCCAACAAAACCCAATTGGCCACGTCTCTTCCCTACACAGCCGCCGCTCAGTAATCTATAAACCCCATGACTTCCCGCCACCACGGACGCCAAGGTTCCATCGGCAAGCTATTGTGGCCGGCTTGTTCGAAGCGCCAGAGTTTCTTTTGCCCCGCTAGCGCATCGAACAAAACCATGGAGCGCCGGTTCGGTATCACCTCATCCCGTTCGGCTAACAGCATCGCGTTAGACCCAGGAAATTCGCGTAGCCTTGCAACATTATCGTACTTATCTCGAAGCAGCCATCGAGCTAGAAAAAACCAATAATGGTGTTGCGCAACCTTGTCCATCGCATCAAACGGCGTTATCAGCAACAACCCCTTCACCGGCACTTCACCAGAGGCCACAATACCCGCAACAACACCGCTCCCCAGCGACTCGCCGCACAGAAACAAAGGCTGCTTAAATTCGTCCAAGGCCATTTTTGCCGTGGCAATGCCATCCTCGATCAGCGCCGCTTCGGAAGGCTTACCAGTGCGCGCGCCATAGCCCGGATATTCGGCGACAATGACTCGGTAACCCAAAGGCTGCAATCCGTCGATAAAATAGCTCCTATGCAAGGCGGAACCGGCATTGCCGTGAAACACCAACACCGTGCCTTTCGCATCCACCACCGGCATTCTACCGAGCATCCCCCTCGGCTCGCTTGCCGACGGCCAGGTTTGCAAATTTAAAGCCGCGCTCAATTCTTGCTGCCGTTCCGGAGTAAAGCGAGCCGGAAAATACATCATGTTGCGCTGCAACAGAAAGACCGCCAACAGAATCAGCAGATAGATCACTAGCAGAGTCATAACGCGCGGTAGAAAATAGCGTTGAATTTTGACCATGATGCACCACTCATTGCCAACCGCAGCATGCTGCCGAGGAATAGATAGGTCAAGACTATCGTTTGCGCGGGGAACGGAACGGCATCGCCAGCAACTGGATAAAGCCCAATTCGTCGGCTCGGCGAAAAGCGTCCAAACCAATGTTTATCTCTGTTTGCGGCAATGTTGGACTATGACAATAGGTCCTGAACAACCGATCCCAGCACGACAACGAAAAGCCGTAATTGCTGTCGGTTTCCGCTTGCCGGGCGGAATGATGAATCCGATGCATGTCGGGCGTCACCAATACATAGCGTAAATAGCGCTCGACCAACGGCGGCAGGCCGACGTTGCCATGGTTGAACAACGCGCAAGCGTTCAGAATCACCTCGAATGCAATCACCGCCGCTGGATCGGCGCCGAGCAGCAATACCAACACCGCCTTGTACAGCATCGACAACATGATTTCCAGCGGATGAAATCGCACCGCAGTGGTGGTATCAAAATCGAGATCGGTATGATGCACCTGATGCAGACGCCAGAACCAACGCCAGTGGTGGGCGGCAATGTGTTGCGCGTAGATAGCCAGATCAAGCAGTAACAGCGTCAACGCCAACGCCAGCCAGTACGGAACCGGCAACAAATTGAACAAGCCTATCCGCTGATCGGCGGCCCAAATCGCCGCCAACCAGGCCGCCGCGCCGATACTGGTCCGCATCAACGCGACATTCAAGGCCGCCAGACCGAGATTAATCGGCCAGCGCCGGCCGCGCCCATTGTTCAGCGGGCGCCTGGGGCGAACAAACTCCCAAACTACCATCAACAACAAGATAGCCAAAAACACACCAAAGCGAACCGTTGCTTCCATCAAGGTCTCCGGTAATATTGCACCGCCAGTTCGCCGGGATCGGCACCGAAAAAATAGGCCAAGCGCAAGCGCCACATCAACAAAATGGTGTTGAGTATGCCGTGCTTCCGCCAACGCCGGGCCGAGGTAATGACTTTATCGCGCGGACAACAAGGCTTGCCAAGTTTTTTAAGCCGGCGACTGATCGCAATATCCTCCATCAGCGCAATTTCCGGAAATCCACCCACGGCCTGAAACGCCGAGCGTGTGACGAACAGGGCTTGATCGCCGGTGGCGATGCCGGTCAGCCGCGAACGCCAGTTCATCATGAATGCAATCAATTTGAAAACAGGCCGAGGATCGTCAAACTCGACATCGAATCGCCCCCACTGGTAACCGTCGGCCACCGCCCGCAAGATACGCCGGACGGCCTCATCCGGCAAACGGGTGTCGGCATGCAGGAACAGCAACACCCGCGCTTGAGCCGCCATCGCTCCGACATTCATTTGCTTGGCTCGTCCGCATGGCGCTTGCAACACTTTATCGACCAGCACTTCGGCGACAATTCGACTGCCATCGTCGCTACCGCCATCGGCCAGCAATAGCTCGCAATCCGCCCGCAACGGTTGCAAGGCTCCCAGTTTGGCGGCGATTTGCCCGGCCTCGTTCAGCACCGGTATCACGACACTCAGCTTAGGTTGCATGAGTCGCTAGTGTCCAGCGCGCCGCCGCAATTGCTGCCTTGGGCTATTTAGGCTCAATGCTCGTGAAACGGAAAAGGCCTGGAGTATTCTCGGCTGACTTGCGGCAGGGTGGTAAAAGCTTCCCTAAGTTTTTCGTGCCAGATGCGGCGCAATTGAATCAGATATTCGTCGTCTTCCTGAAAACAGTAATATTCATCCAACATCAGGCTGTCCTTGCCGTAAATCAACAAATCCACCGGCGCACCGACGCTGGCGTTGCTGCGTATGGTGGAATCCATCGAAATCAAACAACAGCGCACGGCATCTTCCAGGGAGGTGTCAGTTTTTAGAAACCGATCCAGCACCGGCTTGCCGTATTTATTCTCGCCGATTTGCAGATAAGGTGTTTGGGTGGAAGTGGTAATGTAGTTACCTTCCGGATAGACCAGATAGGCACCGTGCGGCTCGCCGTCGATTTGGCCGGCCAGCAAGAAGGTGGCTGCGGGAAAAAAACCGTTTTGTCCGGCATTGGCGTGACGCTTTTGTTTCGCCAAACTGACTTGGCCGAGATATTCCGCAGCCTCGGACAAATAATGCACGGTGTTCAGATTGATTTTGCTGCCTTCCTTAATGTCGCGCCGCAATTGATCCAACACCGCCTGCGTGGTGGCAAGATTGCCGGCGCTTAACAATATGATTTTCCGGTCGTCAAAGGTAGGCATCACGTGCATTTTGCAATGCACGCTCACATTATCAATGCCCGCGTTGGTTCTGGAATCCGACGTCAGAACCAAGCCGCCCTTCACCGATACAGCAATACAATAAGTCATGGCCAATCTCTGCTTTAACTTTCAACCGATTAGTCAGTTTACTAAAATTAGCCCGCAATGACCACGCAACCGCCTCAAACAATTTTATTGGTTTGAGTCCGGCACTTAGCCAGCCTTATTACCTTGCCGCTCAACCCGCCAACCGCTTTTCCAATTCATGACGAACCAAGTTGTCGTAATGCCGGCGCAATACCGAATCACTAGGTCTAGCCGGCAGCCTGGCCTCGATTTCCGCTTGCAGCTGGCTGATGAAATGCCGTTTTAAAATAGAATCCTGCGGTATCGCCATTTTTGCCGTTTGCCGAACAGATGAAGGCCTTGTCTCGGCGACAACCGACGCCAGCTCTTCTCTCCCGATGGCCAGTTCGATGATGCTGGCTTTCGGCGCGGGCTTTGCCGATGCCGGCTGTTCCGCAACCATTTGCGCCACGGGCGCGGCGACCTCGCTCGCTACCGATGGCTCCAAGGCCAATTTATGCAAGGCGTCATAGTGGCGACGCAATACCGAATCGGTCGGATAGGGATTGGACAACGCTTGTTTTTTTGCCGCCAATTCGGCCTGGTAATGCCGGCGCAACACCGAGTCCCTCGGAATATCGCTCAGCGGAGCGCTTTCGGACGCGGGCGCATGATGTATTTCTGGCTGTTTGTCGGCCGGCCGCAAAATCTCCTCCGTTGTCGGGCGATTGTCCGCTTTTATTGGCGGAGTAACCGATTGATCCATGAAGCCGGATTGAGACTGCATTTTTGGCGCTTCAACCGCCGGATTGTGCCGATGCGGCTGTTTATTGACCGGCTGGCTCTGATCGGCTTCATCCCTGGAGGCACGCACAATCAACCAGGTCAGCAATAACCCTACCACTAGCAGGATCGCGGCGATTTGAGCCGCGCCCATTGAATTAAGAACACTCACCATGTTTTGTAGTGTTTCCATATCCCCTCCTGTTTTTTTCTTATATGTTGGATACAACAGGCCGACCGCATCCCCGTTAAGTTTCAAGCCGGACACGATCAAGCGCTTTGTTTTTACTACAAAAATATCGACAAAGATACCCCTGATTCAAATTTTGCTTCAGACAAATCGGCTCGACGGCATGCGCGGCTTTACCGGAATTGGCCCGGCAGTAGTAAAGTAAGCCGACAAACGGCATGATTCGATCAGAACTTGACCGCTATATCCAACCTTGTCCATTCAAAAGGAGTGTG comes from the Methylomonas sp. LL1 genome and includes:
- a CDS encoding alpha/beta hydrolase; protein product: MVKIQRYFLPRVMTLLVIYLLILLAVFLLQRNMMYFPARFTPERQQELSAALNLQTWPSASEPRGMLGRMPVVDAKGTVLVFHGNAGSALHRSYFIDGLQPLGYRVIVAEYPGYGARTGKPSEAALIEDGIATAKMALDEFKQPLFLCGESLGSGVVAGIVASGEVPVKGLLLITPFDAMDKVAQHHYWFFLARWLLRDKYDNVARLREFPGSNAMLLAERDEVIPNRRSMVLFDALAGQKKLWRFEQAGHNSLPMEPWRPWWREVMGFIDY
- a CDS encoding sterol desaturase family protein, encoding MEATVRFGVFLAILLLMVVWEFVRPRRPLNNGRGRRWPINLGLAALNVALMRTSIGAAAWLAAIWAADQRIGLFNLLPVPYWLALALTLLLLDLAIYAQHIAAHHWRWFWRLHQVHHTDLDFDTTTAVRFHPLEIMLSMLYKAVLVLLLGADPAAVIAFEVILNACALFNHGNVGLPPLVERYLRYVLVTPDMHRIHHSARQAETDSNYGFSLSCWDRLFRTYCHSPTLPQTEINIGLDAFRRADELGFIQLLAMPFRSPRKR
- a CDS encoding TIGR04283 family arsenosugar biosynthesis glycosyltransferase, yielding MQPKLSVVIPVLNEAGQIAAKLGALQPLRADCELLLADGGSDDGSRIVAEVLVDKVLQAPCGRAKQMNVGAMAAQARVLLFLHADTRLPDEAVRRILRAVADGYQWGRFDVEFDDPRPVFKLIAFMMNWRSRLTGIATGDQALFVTRSAFQAVGGFPEIALMEDIAISRRLKKLGKPCCPRDKVITSARRWRKHGILNTILLMWRLRLAYFFGADPGELAVQYYRRP
- a CDS encoding peptidase, whose protein sequence is MTYCIAVSVKGGLVLTSDSRTNAGIDNVSVHCKMHVMPTFDDRKIILLSAGNLATTQAVLDQLRRDIKEGSKINLNTVHYLSEAAEYLGQVSLAKQKRHANAGQNGFFPAATFLLAGQIDGEPHGAYLVYPEGNYITTSTQTPYLQIGENKYGKPVLDRFLKTDTSLEDAVRCCLISMDSTIRSNASVGAPVDLLIYGKDSLMLDEYYCFQEDDEYLIQLRRIWHEKLREAFTTLPQVSREYSRPFPFHEH